One genomic segment of Limimonas halophila includes these proteins:
- a CDS encoding tellurite resistance TerB family protein, translating to MHPHHLALIYTMVLMSAADSEMSDAELATLGKIVRTWPVFRDFDREHLTEAAQDCAGLLQAEEGLETTVQRIDQDLPERLHETAYALACEIAAADGSAGLEEMRLLEILRDRLRIPRLSAAAIEHATRVRHLTA from the coding sequence ATGCACCCCCACCACCTCGCCCTGATCTACACGATGGTCCTGATGTCGGCGGCGGACAGCGAGATGTCCGACGCCGAGCTGGCGACGCTCGGCAAGATCGTGCGCACCTGGCCCGTCTTCCGCGACTTCGACCGCGAGCACCTTACCGAGGCCGCCCAGGACTGCGCCGGGCTGCTCCAGGCCGAAGAGGGGCTGGAAACCACGGTTCAGCGCATCGATCAGGACCTGCCGGAGCGCCTGCACGAAACCGCCTACGCGCTCGCGTGCGAGATCGCCGCCGCCGACGGCTCGGCGGGGCTGGAGGAAATGCGCCTGCTGGAAATCCTGCGCGACCGCCTGCGCATCCCGCGCCTCAGCGCCGCCGCCATCGAGCACGCCACGCGGGTCCGCCACCTCACCGCGTAA
- a CDS encoding DUF6455 family protein has protein sequence MAALSPDWITRGASRLRGMVRDTVLDAPLGRTPDRTIDAALVVRGITRAELFTPGTAVARHRERLARMVAEHGLSPAEVVATHWDHLKEADQVCAVCANKARCAAWLDGKGGDDSPRKFCPNALVLERIKGRLSGW, from the coding sequence ATGGCCGCTTTGTCGCCGGATTGGATCACGCGTGGGGCGTCGCGCCTTCGCGGGATGGTGCGGGACACTGTGTTGGACGCGCCGCTCGGCCGGACGCCGGATCGGACGATCGACGCCGCGCTCGTCGTTCGCGGGATCACGCGCGCGGAGCTGTTCACGCCCGGGACGGCCGTCGCGCGGCACCGGGAGCGGTTGGCGCGCATGGTGGCGGAACACGGGCTCTCGCCGGCGGAGGTCGTCGCGACCCACTGGGACCATCTCAAGGAAGCCGATCAGGTGTGCGCCGTGTGCGCCAACAAGGCGCGCTGCGCGGCCTGGCTGGACGGCAAGGGCGGCGACGACAGCCCGCGCAAGTTCTGCCCGAACGCGCTAGTGCTCGAACGGATCAAGGGCCGGCTGAGCGGCTGGTAA